From a region of the Methylomonas rapida genome:
- the mutS gene encoding DNA mismatch repair protein MutS, whose translation MNIQTKQDSKQGNETQHTPMMQQYLRIKAQHPTTLVFYRMGDFYELFFDDAKKAAQLLDITLTARGHSGGQPIPMAGIPYHAAENYIARLLKQGESIAICEQIGDPAKSKGPVERKVVRIVTPGTVTDETLLEDRKDNLLVALAKFDKCYGLASLDLGSGKFVLRQIDSESQLLSELERLSPAELLFSEDVALPAAIRERKGLCKRPPWHFDLDSCRQLILKQFNSHDLKGFGCEHLPSAICAAGCLLQYVRDTQQSALPHIQGISVEHADDGISLDAASRRNLELDTHPSGQARFTLLGVLDKTATAMGSRCLRRWLHRPLRDQAVINGRYACIASLLDNERYQNLQASLRQVGDIERISSRIALKSARPRDLLVLRHTLAVLPELQQQLSDSDTPHLESLRQQLREHPELVELLRRAIVDNPPVLIRDGGVIAPGYNAELDELRDLSQNADQFLIDMEQRERQSTGIATLKVNYNRVHGYYIEISNAQADKVPAHYTRKQTLKGAERYITAELKSFEDKVLSAREKSLSFEKALYDELLGILAEALLDLQRCADALAELDVLVNFAERAETLNLTQPALTQEPGIHIVGGRHPVVEQLSSIPFVANDLDFSGDRRMLVITGPNMGGKSTYMRQAALIVLMAHIGCYVPAQSLTCGPIDKIFTRIGASDDLSSGRSTFMVEMSETANILHNATANSLILMDEIGRGTSTFDGLSLAWACADYLARNVRAFTLFATHYFELTTLAEEQTGIYNIHLDAMEHGDKIVFLHAVKEGPASQSYGLQVAALAGVPQSVIIHAKQKLTHLENTAYIEQQSHQEVNQFDLFTSQECHPAVVLLEQLDPDNLSPRQALETLYRLKAML comes from the coding sequence ATGAATATCCAAACAAAACAAGACAGCAAGCAAGGCAACGAAACACAGCATACCCCGATGATGCAACAGTATCTCCGCATCAAAGCCCAGCACCCTACGACACTGGTGTTTTATCGCATGGGGGATTTTTACGAACTGTTTTTCGACGACGCCAAAAAGGCCGCGCAATTACTCGACATCACCCTGACCGCGCGCGGCCATTCCGGCGGCCAGCCGATTCCGATGGCAGGCATTCCCTATCACGCGGCGGAAAATTACATCGCGCGCTTGTTGAAACAAGGGGAATCCATCGCGATTTGCGAGCAGATCGGCGACCCGGCCAAATCGAAAGGGCCGGTCGAACGCAAGGTAGTACGTATAGTGACGCCGGGCACCGTCACCGACGAAACCTTGCTGGAAGATCGCAAGGACAATCTGTTGGTAGCGCTGGCGAAATTCGATAAATGCTATGGCCTGGCTTCGCTCGATCTGGGCAGTGGCAAGTTCGTACTGCGGCAAATCGACAGTGAAAGCCAGTTGCTTAGCGAACTCGAGCGACTGAGCCCGGCCGAACTGCTTTTTAGCGAAGACGTTGCCCTACCGGCCGCCATCAGGGAGCGCAAGGGGTTATGCAAGCGGCCGCCCTGGCATTTTGATTTGGACAGCTGTCGGCAGTTGATACTGAAACAGTTCAACAGCCACGACTTGAAGGGCTTTGGTTGCGAACACCTGCCCTCGGCGATTTGCGCGGCTGGTTGTTTGCTGCAATATGTGCGTGATACGCAACAAAGCGCCCTGCCCCATATTCAGGGCATCAGCGTCGAACACGCGGACGACGGTATCAGCCTGGATGCCGCCAGCCGCCGCAACCTGGAACTCGATACGCATCCCAGCGGCCAAGCGCGCTTCACGCTGCTCGGTGTGCTGGATAAAACCGCCACCGCGATGGGCAGCCGCTGCTTGCGGCGCTGGCTGCACCGGCCGCTACGCGATCAAGCCGTCATCAACGGACGCTACGCCTGCATCGCCAGCTTGCTGGATAACGAACGTTACCAAAATCTTCAGGCCAGCCTGAGGCAAGTCGGCGACATAGAGCGCATCAGTTCGCGTATCGCGTTGAAATCGGCCCGCCCGCGCGACCTGCTGGTATTGCGCCACACGCTAGCCGTGCTGCCCGAACTGCAGCAACAACTAAGCGACAGCGACACTCCTCACTTGGAGAGCCTGCGCCAGCAATTGCGCGAGCATCCCGAACTGGTCGAACTGCTGCGGCGCGCGATCGTCGACAATCCGCCGGTACTGATCCGTGACGGCGGCGTGATTGCCCCCGGCTACAACGCCGAGCTGGACGAATTGCGCGATCTCAGCCAAAACGCCGATCAGTTCTTGATCGACATGGAGCAGCGCGAACGGCAGAGCACCGGGATAGCCACCCTGAAAGTCAATTACAACCGGGTGCATGGTTACTACATCGAAATTTCCAACGCCCAAGCCGACAAGGTACCGGCCCATTACACCCGCAAACAAACGCTGAAGGGCGCCGAGCGTTACATTACCGCGGAACTGAAAAGCTTCGAAGACAAGGTGCTCAGCGCGCGGGAAAAATCCTTGAGCTTCGAAAAAGCCCTGTACGACGAATTGCTCGGCATCCTGGCCGAGGCCTTGCTCGATTTACAGCGGTGCGCGGACGCATTGGCGGAACTGGATGTATTGGTCAATTTCGCCGAACGCGCCGAAACGCTGAATCTGACTCAACCCGCCCTGACGCAAGAACCCGGCATCCATATCGTCGGTGGCCGCCATCCCGTCGTCGAACAACTCTCCAGTATCCCGTTCGTCGCCAACGATCTGGACTTTTCCGGCGACCGCCGTATGCTGGTGATCACCGGCCCGAACATGGGCGGTAAGTCGACCTACATGCGGCAAGCGGCATTGATCGTGTTGATGGCCCATATCGGCTGCTATGTCCCCGCGCAATCCTTGACCTGCGGACCGATAGACAAGATCTTCACCCGCATCGGCGCCTCGGACGACTTGTCCAGCGGCCGCTCGACCTTCATGGTGGAAATGTCGGAAACCGCCAACATTCTGCATAATGCCACCGCCAACAGCCTGATTTTGATGGATGAAATCGGCCGCGGCACCAGCACCTTCGATGGTTTGTCGCTGGCCTGGGCATGCGCGGATTATCTGGCGCGCAATGTCAGAGCCTTTACCCTGTTTGCGACGCATTATTTCGAGTTGACGACACTGGCGGAGGAGCAAACCGGCATCTATAACATTCATCTGGATGCCATGGAACACGGCGACAAAATCGTGTTCTTACATGCAGTCAAGGAAGGCCCCGCCAGCCAGAGTTATGGCTTGCAGGTCGCCGCCCTGGCCGGCGTGCCGCAAAGCGTGATCATTCACGCCAAGCAAAAGCTGACCCACCTGGAAAATACCGCTTATATCGAGCAGCAGAGCCATCAAGAGGTCAATCAATTCGACTTGTTTACCAGCCAGGAATGTCATCCGGCAGTGGTGTTGCTGGAGCAACTCGATCCGGACAACCTGAGTCCGCGCCAGGCGCTGGAGACTTTGTATCGCTTGAAGGCGATGTTGTAA
- a CDS encoding tyrosine-type recombinase/integrase, translated as MSSINKKTYTKMQFDARTAKALQPGQHMAFDDYPGLRLSAMAKVRTWFYRYRSTVDGRLRQVSIGHWPSMSFPVAIVAWEALKNQRDSGNDPVLDAKQAKLEAKALILKQEAANSENAYTVRVLCDEYLAGHVCRHRAKKGSTEITRMFNTMLGDMADLPSTAITRAMAFDLIQKYAAISPVQAGKLRCELGAAWDYAMDAGRLPEAAVNWWRLILRGKIRSKGKTIEGKNIGVVKRVLTEDEIGELIAWLPNFAPIITDVLMLYLWTGTRGSEIVGMSGTEISEEGSQVWWTIPKIRTKNARHETATDQRVPLFGRGLTVVLRRKKLYGDGFLFPSRHKVGHIEQKYVTEQVFYRQPYSQIRPEQVRPRLTVTHWAPHDLRRTSRTLLAKLGCPDSVGETILGHMLPGVVGTYNRHQYDDEKRLWLFNLSEHLESLAKRFEI; from the coding sequence GTGTCATCGATCAACAAAAAAACCTATACTAAAATGCAATTCGATGCCCGCACCGCTAAAGCTTTGCAGCCAGGACAGCATATGGCTTTTGACGATTATCCTGGACTGCGTTTGTCTGCCATGGCAAAGGTGAGAACTTGGTTTTATCGGTATAGAAGCACTGTTGATGGACGCCTTAGGCAGGTGTCAATTGGTCATTGGCCGTCTATGTCATTTCCAGTGGCTATTGTCGCTTGGGAAGCTTTGAAAAACCAGCGTGATTCTGGTAATGATCCTGTATTAGATGCAAAGCAAGCTAAATTAGAGGCAAAAGCTTTAATATTAAAACAAGAGGCGGCAAATTCTGAAAACGCTTATACAGTCCGAGTGCTGTGTGATGAATATTTAGCTGGACATGTTTGTCGCCACAGAGCCAAAAAAGGCTCTACTGAAATTACTAGGATGTTTAACACGATGCTGGGTGATATGGCGGATTTACCATCCACTGCAATTACCCGCGCAATGGCTTTTGATTTGATTCAAAAGTACGCCGCGATATCGCCCGTGCAGGCCGGAAAATTACGATGTGAGTTAGGAGCAGCATGGGATTATGCAATGGATGCCGGCAGACTACCTGAAGCTGCAGTTAATTGGTGGCGCTTAATTTTACGTGGAAAAATTAGATCAAAAGGAAAGACCATAGAAGGTAAGAACATCGGCGTGGTCAAACGCGTACTCACTGAAGACGAAATCGGTGAATTGATAGCTTGGCTTCCAAATTTCGCACCGATAATTACTGACGTTCTAATGTTATATCTTTGGACCGGAACTCGCGGCTCAGAAATTGTCGGCATGTCAGGAACTGAAATTAGTGAAGAGGGCAGTCAAGTTTGGTGGACGATACCGAAAATTAGAACGAAAAATGCCCGACATGAAACTGCTACAGATCAAAGGGTGCCCTTATTCGGTAGAGGTTTGACAGTGGTGTTACGGCGGAAAAAACTATATGGAGACGGTTTTCTATTTCCATCCCGTCATAAAGTGGGGCACATCGAACAAAAATACGTCACTGAACAGGTATTTTATAGGCAACCCTATAGTCAGATTCGCCCTGAGCAGGTGAGGCCTCGATTAACGGTGACTCATTGGGCACCGCATGATTTGCGACGGACGTCACGCACCTTGCTTGCAAAATTAGGATGTCCAGATTCCGTAGGTGAAACGATTCTCGGTCATATGTTACCCGGTGTGGTGGGAACTTATAATCGGCATCAATATGACGATGAAAAACGCCTATGGCTCTTTAATCTGTCAGAGCATCTTGAGTCATTGGCAAAGCGTTTCGAGATTTAG
- a CDS encoding helix-turn-helix transcriptional regulator, which yields MTRRRFAMPCSFSTRKTARRYGFQGLLNLHSLAHRFQGFAAPVTYLLIDNKYMSNAHKRQSVLRPIMIDLEAVSEVTGLSESTIQSLIRADEFPKPRKASARRSCWLLREIEEWAESRPVSDLLPPPNTAIGGRNGKPKSRNALPMTQDALTD from the coding sequence ATGACTCGACGCCGTTTCGCGATGCCTTGCAGTTTTTCTACTCGAAAAACCGCCCGGCGCTACGGCTTCCAGGGACTACTCAACCTTCACTCGCTAGCGCATCGTTTCCAAGGTTTCGCAGCGCCAGTGACCTATTTATTGATAGACAACAAATACATGAGTAACGCCCATAAACGTCAGTCGGTATTGAGACCTATCATGATTGATCTTGAGGCGGTTTCGGAAGTCACAGGGCTTTCTGAATCTACCATCCAATCATTGATTCGTGCCGATGAGTTCCCTAAGCCTCGTAAAGCATCTGCACGCCGTTCCTGCTGGTTACTACGTGAAATTGAAGAATGGGCTGAATCGCGTCCTGTTTCCGATTTATTGCCCCCCCCTAATACGGCAATAGGCGGACGCAACGGCAAACCTAAATCTCGAAACGCTTTGCCAATGACTCAAGATGCTCTGACAGATTAA
- a CDS encoding FlhC family transcriptional regulator, whose protein sequence is MLKKYQQQTLAIELLNLHAKVKIVHQATGIPVKLLRQTYRQLHGRSPSRGSIKFSTRGLTGSHRKYKDVTIFAVCFQVATTKSTESQIQTLITAFNAYKKSYPLGQLEFSDAWVVAQDIKDKRVQLSKCPQCRSWVLLKAREDLADRCSVCKIHL, encoded by the coding sequence ATGCTCAAGAAATATCAACAGCAAACCTTGGCAATAGAACTGCTCAATCTCCATGCGAAAGTCAAAATCGTGCATCAAGCAACGGGAATTCCGGTCAAGCTATTGAGACAGACTTACCGTCAATTACATGGCCGATCGCCCAGCCGTGGATCAATCAAGTTTTCAACCCGAGGTTTGACCGGTAGTCACCGTAAGTATAAAGACGTAACCATCTTCGCCGTGTGTTTTCAGGTTGCCACGACCAAATCGACAGAAAGCCAAATCCAGACACTAATTACCGCCTTTAATGCGTATAAAAAATCATATCCCTTGGGACAACTCGAGTTTTCCGATGCTTGGGTGGTGGCACAGGACATCAAAGATAAACGAGTTCAACTTTCAAAGTGTCCACAATGTCGATCTTGGGTTTTGTTAAAAGCCCGTGAAGATCTCGCTGATCGCTGCAGCGTCTGCAAAATACATTTATGA
- a CDS encoding STAS-like domain-containing protein — protein MHIVVVTATSSQIPQPIHGKNLARLARECFANQQSLTIDFKDVKSITLGFFQELFLPLIAEFGSDFLKSKLKIVNMAGYIDNMMQSAFKNLEVYFDKLTAIDELGCDEEIYAMNQAWLIKAREIARENPVLTELVLGITDETMRLAVERLSLEDIDFIARSNWLCFTPRFSSQFIQNINRESPPMVEAMLGLSGTID, from the coding sequence ATGCATATCGTTGTCGTCACAGCCACCAGTTCTCAAATACCTCAGCCAATCCATGGCAAAAATCTAGCCCGATTGGCCCGCGAATGCTTTGCCAATCAGCAATCGCTGACAATTGATTTTAAGGACGTTAAAAGCATCACGCTGGGGTTCTTTCAGGAATTGTTTTTGCCATTGATCGCCGAATTCGGATCCGACTTTCTGAAATCGAAACTGAAAATAGTCAATATGGCGGGGTACATCGACAACATGATGCAGTCAGCATTCAAAAATCTCGAGGTCTACTTTGACAAACTGACGGCGATCGATGAACTGGGTTGCGATGAAGAGATTTATGCCATGAATCAGGCCTGGCTCATCAAAGCCAGAGAAATCGCACGGGAGAACCCGGTACTAACCGAACTGGTACTTGGCATTACAGATGAAACCATGCGCTTGGCAGTTGAACGTTTATCTTTAGAAGACATTGATTTCATTGCCCGCTCCAACTGGCTATGTTTTACACCCCGATTTTCGAGTCAGTTTATTCAAAACATCAACAGAGAATCGCCACCGATGGTGGAAGCCATGCTCGGATTAAGCGGCACTATTGATTAA
- a CDS encoding FlhC family transcriptional regulator, with protein sequence MKPMPFKNRPNIGADLLLAEKLIQLGARPPIVSQLCHLTRKQSIAFFKTVQGQAPKQGMLPHDHQWAIRSAFNNIHASLFLSMIEDIRHRLSTPNLDATLLVAAYEIYSNVASRILADWQYIQSRSSQHYPLDINRAWYLISLLSAGDLVFMICGRCRARYLGMIHPDAAFSQCPICDVWTDRSGRRRWISTKSKMLTLNKPSAR encoded by the coding sequence ATGAAACCAATGCCCTTTAAAAACAGGCCAAACATTGGCGCAGACTTGCTATTGGCGGAAAAACTAATCCAACTCGGCGCCCGTCCTCCAATTGTCAGCCAACTCTGCCATTTAACTCGAAAGCAAAGCATCGCATTTTTTAAGACGGTACAAGGGCAAGCACCCAAACAAGGCATGCTGCCACACGATCATCAATGGGCCATTCGCTCGGCGTTCAACAACATTCATGCCTCGCTATTTTTAAGCATGATTGAAGATATCAGACACCGGCTTTCTACCCCGAACCTGGATGCGACCTTACTGGTTGCGGCTTATGAGATCTACAGCAACGTTGCTTCCAGAATTTTAGCCGATTGGCAATATATCCAATCTCGCTCCAGCCAACATTATCCGTTAGACATCAACCGGGCTTGGTATTTAATTAGCCTGCTCTCGGCGGGTGATTTGGTTTTCATGATCTGCGGGCGTTGCCGCGCCCGTTACCTGGGTATGATTCACCCTGATGCCGCATTTAGTCAATGCCCTATCTGTGATGTATGGACTGATCGCTCAGGTCGGCGACGCTGGATTTCCACAAAATCAAAAATGCTCACATTGAACAAACCCAGCGCTCGTTAG
- a CDS encoding flagellar transcriptional regulator FlhD, with protein MIFECSYLAQTPSRMPLVAGKASSKQNEIRRISGTVNSLDSKNDLTLSNWPSATCGKRHHRLNKPIIFNNAKSYQSWFPELCDPNQVTLRPGHLRVVFLAYRQQSLINSEALMSTLDEDLARLNFEYLMLARECARSNPAETAWRFGLDRVGIDRLAGMTQERLRERAESSRAVIQLLPVYAPSNLPMVAYVDLLQPNITGTANETNAL; from the coding sequence ATGATTTTTGAATGTAGTTATTTAGCTCAAACGCCAAGCAGGATGCCGCTTGTCGCGGGCAAAGCCTCTAGCAAGCAGAACGAGATTAGAAGAATTTCAGGAACAGTCAATTCGTTAGACTCTAAAAACGACCTGACGTTATCAAATTGGCCGTCCGCCACATGCGGAAAAAGGCATCACCGGCTCAATAAGCCAATTATTTTCAACAACGCCAAATCATATCAATCGTGGTTTCCAGAGCTTTGTGACCCAAATCAGGTCACTTTGCGGCCGGGACATTTGCGAGTTGTCTTCTTAGCATATCGACAACAATCGTTAATCAACTCAGAGGCGCTTATGTCAACACTGGATGAAGATCTTGCCCGGTTAAATTTCGAATATCTCATGCTTGCAAGGGAATGCGCACGCAGCAATCCGGCGGAAACAGCCTGGCGCTTTGGATTAGATCGGGTTGGCATAGACCGTCTCGCAGGCATGACACAGGAGCGACTTCGTGAACGGGCCGAAAGTAGTCGTGCAGTGATTCAGTTATTGCCTGTCTATGCCCCAAGCAACTTGCCCATGGTTGCCTATGTGGATCTGCTCCAACCCAATATCACTGGAACCGCGAATGAAACCAATGCCCTTTAA
- a CDS encoding polysulfide reductase NrfD family protein, with the protein MREVIQCLIDWLDSETSDEKGHRILRALAQESLKKSEFEESKRRFTADEIVAAIGESIGNADPKKWIDWSGSLKKYCETRELQIIEFARKRGLPRYPKPERKSTKGGPGRHTTFYIKAEPIPEIMEEDQSIKYMRVGNEAADLQAHYQMTALGEVKPSWISSWLFRHGQIELRQWYVWVVLGWLLAIGAFAVLIFLVGWLSLSVPKPVTTQDITLLMSIFGIPYGAWVAIIRPWLLLFDDRIISAHELLTNFYEKPAQLELLRDGNLRVIRLVRYSAPCPICGATINLEKGEPDFRRRLVGRCYESPREHVFSFDRITRRGLLLIER; encoded by the coding sequence ATGCGCGAGGTAATTCAATGCTTGATCGATTGGTTGGACAGTGAGACAAGCGACGAAAAAGGCCACCGCATATTGCGCGCGTTAGCCCAGGAGTCGTTGAAGAAATCGGAATTCGAAGAGTCGAAGCGCCGGTTCACGGCCGATGAAATTGTTGCCGCTATCGGTGAGTCCATAGGAAATGCCGATCCAAAAAAATGGATCGACTGGTCGGGCTCGTTGAAAAAATATTGCGAAACTCGCGAGCTCCAAATCATCGAGTTTGCCCGTAAACGTGGGTTGCCTCGTTATCCAAAGCCGGAGCGTAAAAGCACAAAGGGAGGTCCTGGACGACACACGACGTTCTATATCAAGGCGGAACCGATCCCGGAAATCATGGAAGAAGACCAGTCGATAAAATACATGCGGGTGGGGAACGAAGCAGCCGATTTACAAGCCCACTATCAAATGACGGCACTCGGCGAGGTCAAACCCAGTTGGATCTCAAGCTGGCTATTTCGGCATGGACAAATCGAATTGCGACAATGGTACGTATGGGTTGTTCTAGGGTGGTTACTGGCTATCGGCGCATTTGCAGTGTTGATTTTTCTCGTAGGATGGCTGTCATTGTCCGTGCCTAAGCCTGTGACGACACAAGACATCACATTACTGATGAGCATATTCGGGATTCCTTATGGCGCTTGGGTGGCTATCATCAGGCCTTGGTTATTATTATTCGATGACCGAATTATCTCGGCGCATGAACTGCTTACCAACTTTTATGAAAAGCCCGCACAGCTTGAGCTGCTACGCGATGGTAATTTACGAGTGATTCGGTTAGTCCGGTATTCGGCTCCATGCCCGATTTGCGGCGCCACTATTAATCTCGAAAAAGGCGAACCAGATTTCAGGCGAAGATTGGTTGGGCGCTGTTACGAAAGTCCGAGAGAGCATGTGTTCAGTTTCGATCGGATAACTCGTCGTGGGCTACTGTTAATAGAACGTTAG
- a CDS encoding DUF6513 domain-containing protein — MAEHILFLTGKLAEKQLRRTIEDMAPDFGYTVHVLGVTVAALMTADMIQRRLTDTFGADRILVPGRCRGDLEALSRHFGIPVERGPEELHDLPEFFGKVRQRPDLSRYELRIFAEIVEAPHIDVAAILRRAEEYRRDGADVIDLGCLPSTPFPHLADAVKALKSEGFLVSIDSLDSDNLLLAGRAGADYLLSLNEETLWIADEVASTPVLIATPHGDLHSLDRVIAKMTAKGRPFIVDPILDPIHFGFTDSIIRYHEVRRLHPDVEIMMGVGNLTELTHADTAGMNAMLLGICSELHVGQILATQVSKHACKAIKEADLARRIMLAARESNRLPKHINDGLMALHERAPFPLSVSEILELQAAIRDPSFRIMISAEGIHVFNRAGLWTDSDPFALFPHLGVENDGGHAFYLGVELARAQIAQALGKRYAQDQPLDWGIHGRTTEDPSVDPNCYAPQGTTLEASPSSPCPTPSNNQKT; from the coding sequence ATGGCAGAGCATATTCTGTTTCTTACCGGGAAATTGGCCGAAAAGCAGTTGCGCCGCACCATCGAAGACATGGCACCGGATTTCGGCTATACAGTCCATGTGCTCGGCGTCACGGTAGCGGCGCTGATGACGGCCGATATGATTCAACGCCGCCTGACCGACACTTTCGGTGCCGACCGGATTCTGGTACCCGGCCGCTGCCGGGGCGATTTGGAAGCCTTGTCCCGGCATTTTGGCATACCGGTCGAGCGCGGCCCGGAAGAACTGCACGACTTGCCGGAATTTTTCGGCAAAGTCCGCCAACGCCCGGATCTGAGCCGCTACGAACTGCGTATCTTCGCGGAGATCGTCGAAGCGCCGCACATCGATGTCGCCGCCATCCTGCGCCGGGCCGAGGAATATCGGCGCGACGGCGCGGATGTCATCGATCTGGGCTGCCTGCCATCTACTCCGTTTCCGCATTTGGCCGATGCCGTCAAGGCTCTTAAGAGCGAGGGCTTTTTGGTCAGCATCGATTCGCTCGATAGCGATAATCTGTTGCTGGCGGGGCGTGCTGGCGCCGATTATCTGTTGAGCCTCAACGAAGAGACGCTGTGGATCGCCGATGAAGTGGCGTCAACGCCGGTTTTGATTGCCACGCCGCACGGCGATTTGCATTCGCTCGACCGTGTGATTGCCAAAATGACCGCGAAAGGCCGACCATTCATCGTCGATCCTATTCTCGACCCGATTCATTTCGGCTTTACCGACTCGATCATTCGCTACCACGAAGTCAGGAGGCTGCATCCGGACGTGGAAATCATGATGGGCGTGGGCAATCTCACCGAATTGACGCACGCCGATACTGCCGGTATGAACGCCATGTTGCTGGGCATTTGTTCGGAGTTGCACGTAGGCCAGATACTGGCGACTCAGGTCAGTAAACACGCTTGCAAGGCGATCAAGGAAGCTGATCTTGCCCGCCGCATCATGCTGGCCGCGCGGGAAAGCAACCGGCTGCCCAAACATATCAACGACGGCTTGATGGCGCTGCACGAGCGCGCGCCGTTTCCATTGTCTGTTTCGGAAATACTGGAGCTACAGGCCGCCATACGTGACCCAAGCTTTCGCATCATGATTTCGGCCGAAGGGATTCATGTCTTCAACCGCGCCGGTTTGTGGACCGACAGCGATCCATTCGCCTTGTTTCCGCATTTGGGCGTCGAGAACGACGGTGGGCATGCCTTTTATCTCGGTGTGGAATTGGCGCGAGCCCAAATCGCACAGGCATTGGGTAAGCGCTACGCGCAGGATCAACCGCTCGACTGGGGTATCCATGGCCGAACCACTGAAGACCCGTCTGTCGACCCTAATTGTTACGCGCCACAAGGGACAACGTTGGAAGCATCGCCGTCGTCGCCTTGTCCTACGCCTTCAAATAATCAAAAAACTTAA
- a CDS encoding methylenetetrahydrofolate reductase gives MNISFEIVPRTLEAFERQYAFVRSLDNGINIINVPDIQRFHIRSWELATRIDRLKYRFIPHFRAIDFKIESGELYRIIEQYELDDVLLVTGDPPEGLKRTYCNTDVVDLIRAVSRRFPKLNIYAGFDPHRQGLQHECHYIQRKADAGANGFFSQPFYDHRLVELFAEHMDGLETYIGISPVLTLASQNYWEVKNHVKFPKHFTPDYDWNVEFANRLISSAAENGWNVYFMPIKVELNKYFQRINLAKPFPNH, from the coding sequence ATGAACATCTCGTTTGAAATCGTCCCCAGAACCCTGGAAGCCTTCGAAAGGCAATATGCGTTTGTGCGGAGCTTGGATAACGGCATCAATATCATCAACGTGCCGGATATTCAGCGTTTCCATATTCGCAGTTGGGAGCTTGCGACGCGCATCGACCGGCTCAAATACCGTTTCATTCCGCATTTTCGCGCCATCGATTTTAAAATCGAAAGCGGCGAGTTGTATCGCATTATCGAGCAATACGAACTGGATGACGTATTGCTAGTCACCGGCGACCCGCCGGAAGGTTTGAAACGCACTTATTGCAATACCGACGTGGTAGACCTGATCCGGGCAGTGAGCCGGCGTTTCCCGAAGCTGAACATTTATGCCGGCTTCGACCCGCACCGGCAAGGCCTGCAACACGAATGCCATTATATTCAGCGCAAGGCCGATGCCGGCGCCAATGGCTTTTTTTCGCAACCGTTCTACGATCACCGCCTGGTGGAACTGTTTGCCGAACATATGGACGGCCTGGAGACCTATATCGGCATCAGTCCCGTGTTGACGCTGGCCTCGCAAAACTATTGGGAAGTAAAAAATCACGTCAAGTTTCCGAAGCATTTCACACCGGATTACGACTGGAACGTCGAATTTGCCAACCGGCTGATCAGCTCGGCGGCGGAAAACGGTTGGAACGTGTATTTCATGCCGATCAAGGTGGAGTTAAATAAATATTTCCAGCGCATAAACCTGGCCAAGCCGTTCCCTAACCATTAA